In Camelus bactrianus isolate YW-2024 breed Bactrian camel chromosome 10, ASM4877302v1, whole genome shotgun sequence, a genomic segment contains:
- the ZFP91 gene encoding E3 ubiquitin-protein ligase ZFP91 isoform X1 → MPGETEEPRPPEQQDQEGGEAAAAKAAPEEPQQQPPEAAAAAPAGTTSSRVLRGGRDRGRAAAAAAAAAVSRRRKAEYPRRRRSSPSARPPDAPGQQSQAAKPPSPAQGKKSPRLLCIEKVSTDKDPKEEKEEEDPALPQEVSLAAARPSRGWRSSSRTSVSRHRDTENTRSSRSKTGSLQLICKSEPNTDQLDYDVAEEHQSPGGISSDEEEEEEEEMLISEEEIPFKDDPRDETYKPHLERETPKPRRKSGKVKEEKEKKEIKVEVEVEVKEEENEIREDEEPPRKRGRRRKDDKSPRLPKRRKKPPIQYVRCEMEGCGTVLAHPRYLQHHIKYQHLLKKKYVCPHPSCGRLFRLQKQLLRHAKHHTDQRDYICEYCARAFKSSHNLAVHRMIHTGEKPLQCEICGFTCRQKASLNWHMKKHDADSFYQFSCNICGKKFEKKDSVVAHKAKSHPEVLIAEALAANAGALITSTDILGTNPESLTQPADGQGLPLLPEPLGNSTSGECLLLEAEGMSKSYCSGTERVSLMADGKIFVGSGSSGGAEGLVMNSDILGATTEVLIEDSDSTGP, encoded by the exons ATGCCGGGGGAGACGGAAGAGCCGAGACCCCCGGAGCAGCAGGACCAGGAAGGGGGAGAGGCGGCGGCGGCCAAGGCGGCTCCCGAGGAGCCCCAGCAGCAGCCccctgaggcggcggcggcggcgcctgcGGGGACTACGAGCAGCCGCGTGTTGAGGGGAGGTCGGGACCGGGGCCGGGCCgctgcggccgccgccgccgccgctgtgtCCCGCCGGAGGAAGGCCGAGTATCCCCGCCGGCGGAGGAGCAGCCCCAGCGCCAGGCCTCCCGACGCCCCAGGGCAGCAGTCCCAGGCCGCGAAGCCCCCGTCTCCAGCTCAGGGCAAGAAGAGTCCGCGACTCCT aTGCATAGAAAAAGTATCGACTGACAAAG atcccaaggaagagaaagaggaagaagatcCTGCCCTCCCTCAGGAAGTTTCCCTCGCTGCAGCTAGGCCGAGCCGGGGCTggcgcagcagcagcaggacgTCTGTCTCTCGGCACCGTGACACAGAGAACACCCGAAGCTCTAGATCCAAGACTGGTTCCTTGCAGCTCATCTGCAAGTCCGAACCAAATACAGATCAGCTTGATTATG atgTTGCTGAAGAGCATCAGTCTCCGGGTGGCATTAG cagtgatgaggaggaggaagaagaagaagagatgtTGATCAGTGAAGAGGAAATTCCCTTCAAAGATGACCCAAGAGATGAGACCTACAAACCCCACTTAGAAAG GGAAACCCCAAAACCACGGAGAAAATCAGGCAaggtgaaagaagagaaagagaagaaagaaataaaagtggaaGTAGAGGTAGaagtgaaagaagaagagaatgaaattaGGGAAGATGAGGAGCCTCCTAGGAA GAGAGGAAGAAGGCGAAAAGATGACAAAAGTCCACGATTACCCAAAAGGAG AAAAAAGCCTCCAATCCAGTATGTCCGTTGTGAGATGGAAGGATGTGGAACTGTTCTTGCTCATCCCCGCTACTTGCAG CACCACATTAAATATCAGCATTTGCTGAAGAAGAAATACGTGtgtccccatccctcctgtgGGCGACTCTTCAGGCTTCAGAAGCAACTTCTGCGACATGCCAAACATCATACAG atcaAAGAGATTATATCTGTGAATATTGTGCTCGAGCCTTCAAAAGTTCCCACAACCTGGCCGTGCACCGGATGATTCACACTGGCGAGAAGCCACTGCA ATGCGAGATCTGTGGATTTACCTGTCGGCAAAAGGCATCCCTTAATTGGCACATGAAGAAGCATGATGCAGATTCCTTCTACCAGTTTTCTTGCAATATCTGTGGCAAAAAATTTGAGAAGAAGGACAGCGTAGTGGCACACAAAGCAAAAAGCCACCCTGAGGTGCTGATTGCTGAAGCTCTGGCTGCCAATGCAGGCGCCCTCATCACCAGCACAGATATCTTGGGCACTAATCCTGAGTCCCTGACACAACCTGCAGATGGTCAAggtcttcctcttcttcctgagcCCTTGGGAAATTCCACCTCTGGAGAGTGCCTCCTGCTAGAAGCTGAAGGGATGTCAAAGTCATACTGTAGTGGGACGGAACGGGTGAGCCTGATGGCTGATGGGAAGATCTTTGTGGGAAGTGGCAGCAGTGGGGGCGCTGAAGGGCTGGTCATGAACTCGGATATACTCGGTGCTACCACAGAGGTTCTGATTGAAGATTCAGACTCTACTGGACCTTAG
- the CNTF gene encoding ciliary neurotrophic factor — MAFAEHSPLTPHRRDLCSRSIWLARKIRSDLTALMESYVKHQGLNESINLDSVDGVPMASTDRWSELTEAERLQENLRAYRAFHVMLARLLEDQRVHFTPAEGDFHQAIHTVLLQVAAFAYQLEELMALLEHKIPPSEADGMPLTVGDGGLFEKKLWGLKVLRELLQWTVRSIHDLRVVSSHQTGTPAHGSHHIANDKKM, encoded by the exons ATGGCTTTCGCAGAGCATTCACCGCTGACCCCTCACCGCCGGGACCTCTGTAGCCGTTCTATCTGGCTAGCAAGGAAGATTCGTTCAGACCTGACGGCGCTTATGGAATCTTAT GTGAAGCATCAGGGTCTGAACGAGAGCATAAACCTGGACTCTGTGGATGGTGTGCCAATGGCAAGCACTGATCGATGGAGCGAGCTGACTGAGGCGGAGCGACTCCAGGAGAACCTCCGAGCTTATCGCGCCTTCCACGTCATGTTGGCCAGGCTGTTAGAGGACCAACGGGTCCATTTCACTCCGGCTGAAGGTGACTTCCATCAAGCGATACATACCGTTCTCCTTCAAGTTGCTGCCTTTGCTTACCAGCTCGAGGAATTAATGGCACTCCTGGAACACAAGATCCCCCCCAGTGAGGCCGATGGGATGCCCCTTACTGTTGGAGATGGGGGTCTCTTTGAGAAGAAGCTGTGGGGCCTGAAGGTGCTGCGGGAGCTTTTACAGTGGACAGTGAGGTCCATCCATGACCTTCGAGTTGTTTCTTCTCATCAGACTGGGACCCCAGCCCATGGGAGTCATCATATTGCTAATGACAAGAAAATGTAG
- the ZFP91 gene encoding E3 ubiquitin-protein ligase ZFP91 isoform X2 translates to MPGETEEPRPPEQQDQEGGEAAAAKAAPEEPQQQPPEAAAAAPAGTTSSRVLRGGRDRGRAAAAAAAAAVSRRRKAEYPRRRRSSPSARPPDAPGQQSQAAKPPSPAQGKKSPRLLCIEKVSTDKDPKEEKEEEDPALPQEVSLAAARPSRGWRSSSRTSVSRHRDTENTRSSRSKTGSLQLICKSEPNTDQLDYDVAEEHQSPGGISDEEEEEEEEMLISEEEIPFKDDPRDETYKPHLERETPKPRRKSGKVKEEKEKKEIKVEVEVEVKEEENEIREDEEPPRKRGRRRKDDKSPRLPKRRKKPPIQYVRCEMEGCGTVLAHPRYLQHHIKYQHLLKKKYVCPHPSCGRLFRLQKQLLRHAKHHTDQRDYICEYCARAFKSSHNLAVHRMIHTGEKPLQCEICGFTCRQKASLNWHMKKHDADSFYQFSCNICGKKFEKKDSVVAHKAKSHPEVLIAEALAANAGALITSTDILGTNPESLTQPADGQGLPLLPEPLGNSTSGECLLLEAEGMSKSYCSGTERVSLMADGKIFVGSGSSGGAEGLVMNSDILGATTEVLIEDSDSTGP, encoded by the exons ATGCCGGGGGAGACGGAAGAGCCGAGACCCCCGGAGCAGCAGGACCAGGAAGGGGGAGAGGCGGCGGCGGCCAAGGCGGCTCCCGAGGAGCCCCAGCAGCAGCCccctgaggcggcggcggcggcgcctgcGGGGACTACGAGCAGCCGCGTGTTGAGGGGAGGTCGGGACCGGGGCCGGGCCgctgcggccgccgccgccgccgctgtgtCCCGCCGGAGGAAGGCCGAGTATCCCCGCCGGCGGAGGAGCAGCCCCAGCGCCAGGCCTCCCGACGCCCCAGGGCAGCAGTCCCAGGCCGCGAAGCCCCCGTCTCCAGCTCAGGGCAAGAAGAGTCCGCGACTCCT aTGCATAGAAAAAGTATCGACTGACAAAG atcccaaggaagagaaagaggaagaagatcCTGCCCTCCCTCAGGAAGTTTCCCTCGCTGCAGCTAGGCCGAGCCGGGGCTggcgcagcagcagcaggacgTCTGTCTCTCGGCACCGTGACACAGAGAACACCCGAAGCTCTAGATCCAAGACTGGTTCCTTGCAGCTCATCTGCAAGTCCGAACCAAATACAGATCAGCTTGATTATG atgTTGCTGAAGAGCATCAGTCTCCGGGTGGCATTAG tgatgaggaggaggaagaagaagaagagatgtTGATCAGTGAAGAGGAAATTCCCTTCAAAGATGACCCAAGAGATGAGACCTACAAACCCCACTTAGAAAG GGAAACCCCAAAACCACGGAGAAAATCAGGCAaggtgaaagaagagaaagagaagaaagaaataaaagtggaaGTAGAGGTAGaagtgaaagaagaagagaatgaaattaGGGAAGATGAGGAGCCTCCTAGGAA GAGAGGAAGAAGGCGAAAAGATGACAAAAGTCCACGATTACCCAAAAGGAG AAAAAAGCCTCCAATCCAGTATGTCCGTTGTGAGATGGAAGGATGTGGAACTGTTCTTGCTCATCCCCGCTACTTGCAG CACCACATTAAATATCAGCATTTGCTGAAGAAGAAATACGTGtgtccccatccctcctgtgGGCGACTCTTCAGGCTTCAGAAGCAACTTCTGCGACATGCCAAACATCATACAG atcaAAGAGATTATATCTGTGAATATTGTGCTCGAGCCTTCAAAAGTTCCCACAACCTGGCCGTGCACCGGATGATTCACACTGGCGAGAAGCCACTGCA ATGCGAGATCTGTGGATTTACCTGTCGGCAAAAGGCATCCCTTAATTGGCACATGAAGAAGCATGATGCAGATTCCTTCTACCAGTTTTCTTGCAATATCTGTGGCAAAAAATTTGAGAAGAAGGACAGCGTAGTGGCACACAAAGCAAAAAGCCACCCTGAGGTGCTGATTGCTGAAGCTCTGGCTGCCAATGCAGGCGCCCTCATCACCAGCACAGATATCTTGGGCACTAATCCTGAGTCCCTGACACAACCTGCAGATGGTCAAggtcttcctcttcttcctgagcCCTTGGGAAATTCCACCTCTGGAGAGTGCCTCCTGCTAGAAGCTGAAGGGATGTCAAAGTCATACTGTAGTGGGACGGAACGGGTGAGCCTGATGGCTGATGGGAAGATCTTTGTGGGAAGTGGCAGCAGTGGGGGCGCTGAAGGGCTGGTCATGAACTCGGATATACTCGGTGCTACCACAGAGGTTCTGATTGAAGATTCAGACTCTACTGGACCTTAG